The following proteins are encoded in a genomic region of Prosthecobacter sp.:
- a CDS encoding PKD domain-containing protein — protein sequence MNQPSFFSLRTSCLTAVLILNTLLGITAHAQTNRRGEAFPLQSFAKHSRGTEIPALLGSRLKQVAAWYDRTDAELRDLCQKERTLRMDRQGRLHFVCEGLLPLQNAVANAETTTTGTTIPSGPFPVDQTFLLHSKPGASKVIYLDFDGHTTSGTYWNSNFTSGANIVTPPYSTDSTTTSFTTTELNNIQAIWQRIAEDFAPFDVDVSTQDPGLEALRKTTTSDTQFGVRVCIGGSSYDWYGAGAGGVAYLNSFTWNSDTPCFVFTAQLGSGNVKYTAEAASHEAGHTFNLSHDGQVAHDNIAAVGYYQGHANWAPIMGVGYYKDVTQWSKGEYPYANNTQDDTAMIAGITGYRVDEHGDSIVNATPLTGTTIDAAGIIERRTDADLFGFTTGAGPISFNATPAALSPNLDIQFALYDGLGNLVTSANPTTLGAALSATVTQGTYYLAIDGIGTGDPLTAYNDYGSLGQFRLTGSIIPVDGQVPIAVADASAPTTGTAPLAVNFSSVGSYDPDGSVTAYDWDFGDGTGSTAANPVKSYSAPGTYTASLVVVDNSGLSSVADTVTIVVQNNSVVYVANIAMSRSSTKQGYAATATVTVRDQNGALKSGATVTGQWSGLTTGTVSKNTSRTGTAALTSIRTKNRGTFTFTVTGITLSGFTYSPTRNTETSDSIATP from the coding sequence ATGAACCAGCCTTCCTTTTTCTCTCTTCGTACGTCTTGCCTGACAGCCGTACTGATTCTGAACACTCTCCTCGGCATCACTGCCCATGCGCAGACCAACCGCCGGGGTGAGGCGTTCCCGCTGCAATCCTTCGCCAAGCACAGCCGTGGAACTGAAATCCCCGCCTTGCTGGGATCACGGCTGAAGCAAGTCGCCGCGTGGTATGACCGCACCGATGCCGAGCTGCGCGATCTCTGTCAGAAGGAAAGAACCCTCCGCATGGACCGCCAGGGCCGCCTTCATTTTGTGTGCGAGGGCCTGCTGCCCTTGCAAAACGCCGTGGCCAACGCCGAGACGACGACCACTGGCACCACAATCCCCTCCGGCCCCTTCCCCGTGGACCAAACCTTCCTGCTGCACAGCAAGCCCGGCGCCAGCAAGGTCATCTACCTCGACTTCGACGGTCACACCACCTCCGGCACCTACTGGAACAGCAACTTCACCAGCGGCGCGAACATCGTGACGCCGCCCTACAGCACCGACAGCACGACGACTTCCTTCACCACAACAGAACTCAACAACATCCAGGCCATCTGGCAGCGCATCGCGGAGGACTTCGCCCCGTTTGACGTGGACGTGTCCACACAGGATCCTGGACTCGAAGCGTTGCGTAAAACGACCACTTCGGACACGCAATTCGGCGTGCGCGTGTGCATTGGTGGCAGCAGCTACGATTGGTATGGCGCGGGTGCTGGAGGCGTGGCCTACCTGAACTCCTTCACTTGGAACTCGGACACCCCCTGCTTTGTCTTCACCGCCCAGCTCGGCAGTGGCAACGTCAAATACACCGCCGAGGCCGCCAGCCACGAGGCCGGTCACACCTTCAATCTCAGCCACGACGGCCAGGTGGCGCACGACAACATCGCAGCAGTCGGTTATTACCAAGGCCACGCCAACTGGGCACCCATCATGGGCGTGGGCTACTACAAGGACGTCACCCAGTGGAGCAAAGGCGAGTACCCTTACGCGAACAACACGCAAGACGACACCGCCATGATCGCCGGCATCACCGGTTACCGCGTTGACGAACACGGTGACAGCATCGTGAACGCCACACCGCTGACCGGCACGACCATCGACGCCGCCGGCATCATCGAGCGCCGCACGGATGCGGATCTCTTCGGCTTTACGACAGGCGCGGGTCCGATCTCCTTCAATGCCACGCCCGCAGCACTCTCGCCCAATCTCGACATCCAGTTCGCTCTCTACGACGGCCTCGGCAACCTCGTCACTTCCGCCAATCCCACCACACTCGGCGCTGCTTTGAGTGCCACGGTCACCCAGGGCACCTATTACCTCGCCATCGATGGCATCGGCACCGGTGATCCTCTCACCGCTTACAACGACTACGGCAGCCTCGGCCAGTTCCGCCTCACCGGCAGCATCATTCCGGTGGATGGGCAGGTTCCCATCGCCGTGGCGGATGCCTCCGCGCCCACAACGGGCACAGCCCCGCTCGCAGTGAACTTCTCCAGCGTCGGCAGCTACGATCCCGACGGCAGCGTTACCGCCTACGACTGGGATTTTGGTGATGGCACCGGCTCCACCGCTGCCAACCCCGTCAAATCCTACTCCGCCCCCGGCACCTACACCGCCTCCCTCGTCGTCGTGGACAACAGCGGCCTGTCCTCGGTGGCGGACACCGTGACCATTGTCGTGCAGAACAACAGTGTCGTTTATGTCGCCAACATCGCCATGAGCCGCAGCTCCACCAAGCAGGGCTACGCCGCCACCGCCACCGTCACCGTGAGGGATCAAAACGGCGCGCTCAAGTCCGGTGCCACCGTCACCGGCCAGTGGAGCGGCCTCACCACCGGCACCGTGTCCAAAAACACCAGCCGCACTGGCACCGCCGCGCTCACCTCCATCCGCACCAAAAACCGCGGCACCTTCACCTTCACCGTCACCGGCATCACCCTCTCCGGCTTCACCTACTCTCCCACCCGCAACACCGAGACCTCCGACTCCATCGCCACCCCGTGA
- a CDS encoding DUF1501 domain-containing protein, producing the protein MNSAPNILTRRSFARSLGGLGLGAAAYSSTIRDLRLINSVMAAPTGPSPTDYKALVCLFLSGGNDSNNWIVPTDTTTFNNYTSIRGNLALPQSSLLTLRTGPGGADPAYQDADGHNYGFHPNCGELQTLFGEDKLATVFNIGTLVRPITRAQYLSSATGTKPPQLFSHSDQVTQWQTSIPDQPPATGWGGRVADLLNAWANPSGSLSMSVSLNGANTLEIGNLVSQYHVSTTGAVTLSGNLMSGTGTRVRAMRDILALSNTNLQRKAYAQVLDRAIYTGDLLNTAIAPTALDTFWTVPFPVTTLGNQLKMIARLIQARGPAAFNMHRQIFFCSVGGYDTHTSQVTFTPTLNTTTGSHATLLNEVSECMFAFQRAMEQLGESSNVTTFTASDFSRTFPTNSQGSDHGWGAHHLVMGGAVQGGRTFGKLPTFAINGPDDTGTGRWIPTLAVDQHSATLAKWFGVPDSDIPVLFPNIGRFSTADLGFMNP; encoded by the coding sequence ATGAATTCCGCCCCCAACATTCTCACACGCCGCAGCTTTGCCCGCAGCCTCGGTGGCCTCGGCCTCGGTGCCGCCGCCTACAGCAGCACCATCCGCGACCTGCGACTGATCAACTCCGTCATGGCGGCACCCACCGGCCCCTCTCCCACCGACTACAAGGCGCTCGTCTGCCTCTTCCTCTCCGGCGGCAATGACTCCAACAACTGGATCGTCCCCACCGACACCACCACCTTCAACAACTACACCTCCATCCGCGGCAATCTCGCGCTGCCACAGTCCTCGCTGCTGACCTTGCGCACCGGCCCTGGCGGCGCTGATCCCGCCTATCAGGACGCGGACGGGCACAATTACGGCTTCCATCCAAACTGCGGCGAACTCCAGACTCTCTTTGGCGAAGACAAGCTCGCGACCGTCTTCAACATCGGCACCTTGGTCCGCCCCATCACCCGCGCGCAATACCTTTCCAGCGCCACCGGCACCAAGCCCCCGCAGCTCTTCTCTCACAGCGATCAGGTCACCCAATGGCAGACCTCCATCCCCGATCAGCCCCCCGCCACCGGCTGGGGCGGGCGTGTGGCCGATCTCCTCAATGCTTGGGCCAATCCCAGCGGCAGCCTTTCCATGTCCGTCTCCCTCAATGGCGCGAACACCTTGGAAATCGGCAATCTGGTCTCTCAATACCATGTCTCCACCACTGGGGCCGTCACTTTGAGCGGCAACTTGATGAGCGGCACTGGCACCCGCGTCCGCGCCATGCGTGACATCCTCGCCCTCAGCAACACCAACCTCCAGCGCAAGGCCTACGCCCAGGTGCTCGACCGCGCCATCTACACCGGCGATCTGCTCAACACCGCCATCGCCCCCACCGCCCTCGACACCTTCTGGACCGTCCCCTTCCCGGTCACCACCCTCGGCAACCAGCTCAAAATGATCGCCCGCTTGATCCAGGCCCGCGGCCCGGCGGCCTTCAACATGCATCGTCAGATCTTCTTCTGCTCGGTCGGCGGTTACGACACCCACACCTCCCAGGTCACGTTCACGCCGACCCTCAACACCACCACCGGCAGCCACGCCACGCTCCTCAACGAGGTCAGCGAGTGCATGTTTGCCTTCCAGCGCGCCATGGAGCAGCTCGGAGAATCCAGCAACGTCACCACCTTCACCGCCAGCGATTTCTCCCGCACCTTCCCTACCAACAGCCAGGGCAGTGACCACGGCTGGGGCGCGCATCACCTCGTCATGGGCGGTGCCGTCCAAGGCGGCCGCACCTTCGGCAAGCTGCCCACTTTTGCCATCAACGGCCCCGATGACACCGGCACCGGGCGCTGGATTCCGACTCTTGCGGTCGATCAGCATTCCGCCACTCTCGCGAAATGGTTTGGCGTCCCTGACTCGGACATCCCGGTGCTCTTCCCAAACATCGGCCGTTTCTCCACTGCGGATCTCGGCTTCATGAATCCGTGA
- a CDS encoding PQQ-dependent sugar dehydrogenase — translation MLLRFTLLTGLLLTGLMQRQAQAAFPTLYLKPVVLKQIYAPTTITSAGDGSGRLFVCDQPGKIHIIQGGMLLPTPFLNIASASNTPPNNGPGPVLSVGTNYSERGLLGLTFHPNYNKKDINHQPLPGFGKFYLNYNKAYVAGVDPPPPVADHTPNCVTIIAEFQVSASNPNVADPASERRLLVFTQPQSNHNGGQVEFGPDGYLYFGCGDGGQQEDNNVGHTGGSGAKPTDALGNGQDKTRYLGKIHRIDPLDPDGAGPLTYSIPTDNPFFNDLTPGLKKEIYAYGLRNPWRFSFDKRPGGTNRLFCGDVGGNRVEEVDIIVAGGNYGWRYKEGLEFPLFSSNAAAASPPGTNMTLPQADLDALVDPIAVYAHTNIPVGDPPTLLPKLGLSITGGFIYRGAAIPALQGKYVFGDYGTTSGASNGRMMGLEETAPLSGVFTLTQALPLLGTNPIVGQRIYCLGEDESGEIYVGLKTTAGVLALDAGMPAGGVYKIVAAIPGASGTATLEPSKDNTMFAEVANNSNAQGQRIYAGNTASSNPRRGLLAFDLTGLPSGTTTVDSASLQLTVEFGFGDPTPMSLFRLNVDWGEGTSFANPTGGTGVAATPNDATWTHRFFSTQTWTTPGGDYVPAATATTDVGTSGARTWSGVQLTADVQNWVGTPATNFGWILLGDEANAQTAKRIYSGEASTASVRPKLTVNHTAYSAPPATPFESWLTTYFPSNVPGQFVDPEGDNDGDGVKNQIEYAYGFSPIVFNASSDFSTGQTPAAGGATDLTVTFRRDSAATDLTYQLQTSTDLTTWTTIAQSVGGAAATGLNGGSIISDNTLSGTVKLVTAKQTLVAGANDRKFVRLRVDRQ, via the coding sequence ATGCTCCTTCGATTCACACTTCTCACCGGTCTGCTGCTGACCGGGTTGATGCAACGGCAGGCGCAGGCGGCGTTTCCGACGCTTTATCTGAAACCCGTTGTGCTGAAGCAGATCTACGCTCCAACGACCATCACATCCGCAGGGGACGGCAGCGGACGTCTTTTTGTCTGCGACCAGCCAGGGAAGATCCACATCATTCAGGGCGGCATGCTGCTGCCCACGCCGTTCCTCAACATCGCCAGCGCCAGCAACACGCCACCGAACAACGGTCCCGGCCCGGTGCTGTCTGTCGGTACCAACTACAGCGAGCGTGGCCTGCTCGGTCTGACCTTTCACCCCAATTACAACAAGAAGGACATCAACCATCAGCCGCTGCCCGGCTTTGGGAAGTTTTACCTCAACTACAACAAGGCCTACGTCGCGGGAGTCGATCCGCCGCCGCCGGTGGCGGACCACACGCCGAACTGCGTCACGATCATCGCCGAGTTCCAGGTCTCAGCGTCGAACCCCAACGTTGCCGATCCGGCCTCCGAGCGGCGGCTGCTGGTCTTCACCCAGCCGCAATCGAACCACAACGGCGGCCAGGTCGAGTTTGGCCCGGACGGCTATCTATACTTCGGCTGCGGTGATGGCGGCCAGCAGGAGGACAACAACGTCGGTCACACGGGCGGCAGCGGAGCCAAGCCCACCGACGCCCTCGGCAACGGGCAGGACAAGACGCGCTACCTCGGGAAAATCCATCGCATCGACCCCTTGGATCCAGACGGTGCCGGCCCGCTGACCTACAGCATCCCGACCGACAATCCCTTCTTCAATGATCTGACACCGGGCCTCAAAAAAGAGATCTATGCTTACGGCCTGCGCAACCCGTGGCGCTTCTCCTTCGACAAACGCCCCGGCGGTACGAACCGCCTGTTCTGCGGTGATGTGGGCGGCAACCGCGTCGAGGAGGTCGATATCATTGTCGCGGGCGGCAACTACGGCTGGCGCTACAAGGAAGGCCTGGAGTTCCCGCTGTTTTCCTCGAACGCCGCCGCTGCCTCCCCTCCAGGCACCAACATGACGCTGCCGCAAGCCGACCTCGACGCGCTCGTCGATCCCATCGCGGTGTATGCTCACACCAACATCCCGGTGGGGGACCCGCCGACGCTGCTGCCGAAGCTCGGCCTTTCCATCACGGGCGGCTTCATTTACCGCGGTGCCGCGATCCCGGCGCTGCAAGGGAAGTATGTCTTCGGTGACTATGGCACGACCTCGGGCGCCTCCAATGGCCGCATGATGGGGCTGGAAGAAACCGCGCCGCTCAGCGGCGTCTTCACGCTCACGCAGGCGTTGCCGCTCCTTGGCACGAATCCCATCGTCGGGCAGCGCATCTACTGTCTGGGAGAAGATGAGAGCGGGGAGATCTATGTGGGGTTGAAAACCACGGCGGGCGTGCTGGCACTCGACGCCGGTATGCCAGCCGGCGGAGTGTACAAGATCGTGGCAGCCATCCCGGGAGCTTCTGGCACGGCGACACTCGAACCGAGCAAGGACAACACCATGTTTGCAGAAGTGGCGAACAACTCGAATGCGCAGGGCCAGCGCATCTATGCCGGGAACACCGCCAGTTCCAATCCCCGGCGCGGCCTGCTGGCCTTTGACCTCACCGGCCTCCCCAGCGGCACGACGACGGTGGACTCTGCCAGCCTTCAGCTCACGGTGGAGTTCGGCTTTGGTGACCCGACGCCGATGAGTCTGTTCCGCCTCAATGTAGACTGGGGTGAAGGCACCTCGTTCGCCAACCCGACCGGCGGCACCGGAGTGGCCGCCACCCCCAACGATGCCACCTGGACTCACCGCTTCTTTAGCACCCAGACCTGGACCACTCCTGGCGGTGATTATGTGCCAGCCGCAACCGCCACCACGGATGTGGGCACCAGCGGTGCAAGAACGTGGTCCGGGGTGCAGCTCACCGCCGATGTGCAGAACTGGGTCGGCACGCCAGCGACCAACTTCGGCTGGATTCTGCTGGGGGATGAAGCCAATGCGCAGACGGCCAAACGCATTTACAGCGGTGAGGCGTCCACTGCCAGCGTCCGGCCAAAGCTGACGGTGAATCACACGGCGTATTCCGCCCCGCCCGCCACTCCCTTCGAGTCATGGCTCACGACGTATTTCCCAAGCAACGTCCCCGGCCAGTTCGTCGATCCCGAAGGCGACAACGACGGCGATGGCGTCAAGAACCAGATCGAGTATGCCTATGGCTTCAGTCCCATCGTCTTCAATGCGTCGAGTGATTTCAGCACGGGCCAGACACCGGCGGCGGGTGGTGCCACGGATCTCACCGTGACCTTCCGGCGTGACAGCGCCGCCACCGATCTCACTTACCAGCTTCAGACCAGCACCGACCTCACCACTTGGACCACCATCGCTCAAAGCGTCGGCGGTGCCGCAGCGACAGGACTGAATGGCGGCTCGATCATCTCTGACAACACGCTCTCCGGCACGGTGAAACTCGTGACGGCGAAGCAGACGCTGGTCGCAGGAGCGAATGACCGAAAGTTTGTGCGGCTGCGGGTGGACCGGCAGTGA